A window of Hippoglossus stenolepis isolate QCI-W04-F060 chromosome 18, HSTE1.2, whole genome shotgun sequence contains these coding sequences:
- the LOC118125579 gene encoding aryl hydrocarbon receptor, which translates to MQGNGGVYAVKRRRKPVQKNVKSPPVKTNPSKRHRDRLNIELDRLTGMLPFSEEVRGRLDKLSVLRLSVGYLKVQSYFHAVLRKNARSAPLVSANGRNGQTVSLDGVSFSEGELLLQALNGFVLVVTTDGTIFYSSPTIRDFLGFHQSDVFHQSVYDLVHLDDREMFKCQLHFALNPSKADGDMGAEGGQSSSQNFLPQYIPPENSSFLERSFCCRVRCLLDNTSGFLALNFSGRLKYLHFQGNVGPDGTVVHPQLALFAIATPLQSPSVMEIRTKTFIFQTKHRMDFAPMSIDTRGKLVLGYTEVELVTPGSGYQFIHAADMMYCADNHLKMIKTGDSGFTIFRLLTKTGQWLWVQAQARIVFKKGRPDFIIARQKALTNEEGEEQLRQRRQQLPFNLATGEGVLYDVSLDPLSIPGSPDTGTPGTPEPTAEKPLHPASLLGSLHRQDRSVYTQPEKPSPQLPFFSQTEDTDCEQPSLEQAFLDSHALLSVPVQSQTLQKRSSTADLTSEAMIESLEQILGDIGDGGMEGLEVEETELREWEKTLIRMNREREDASNELNHILANDVFSYVEEALRRETGGLVQAAGQTGCPVSGMISSLSIQGEHPGLSNNEPQWQPVTDMESNQSGFGGEARLGNVLGGVGSSNRLKSASQAVVQGTTSTLTPTQCRNTQRGHASSLWPPISSSQHCGNEMMSTQTHLSWLPSTQNTNTIHSRLQSGLEVMDQSEHYSLNHSGSQQTSVELQPQDPAEWQQQRQLSQSFHHRTLSHSSHTPGSVNSTAHPRTQRLSGSCMYEKREGHIPNAAAVLSRPNGPLLGPACTRGATHVAGTTTTAATFTLSHLGINQGMMSSPSADVGNISMGHLSGQDAHVGTHRPEYRAEHGSLQSSFFCWNSEAQIPNGPLNGVVDQFAFPVIPDGTVNFSQNTGL; encoded by the exons CGGTGCTCCGGAAAAATGCGAGGTCAGCTCCTCTCGTGTCTGCAAACGGCAGAAATGGACAGACTGTGTCCCTGGATGGAGTCAGTTTCTCAGAGGGAGAACTCCTGCTTCAG GCTCTGAACGGTTTCGTGCTGGTTGTGACGACTGATGGAACGATCTTCTACTCGTCCCCGACCATCCGGGACTTCTTGGGCTTCCATCAG TCGGATGTCTTCCATCAGAGTGTGTATGATCTCGTTCACTTGGATGACAGAGAGATGTTCAAGTGTCAGCTCCACTTCGCCCTCAACCCCAGCAAAGCCGACGGAGACATGGGAGCAGAGG GCGGACAGTCCAGCTCTCAGAACTTCTTGCCACAGTACATCCCTCCAGAGAACTCCTCTTTCCTGGAGAGAAGCTTCTGCTGCCGCGTTCGCTGCCTCCTGGACAACACCTCTGGATTCCTG GCTCTAAACTTCAGTGGGCGTCTCAAGTACCTGCACTTCCAGGGAAATGTCGGGCCCGATGGGACTGTGGTGCATCCTCAGCTCGCTCTGTTCGCCATCGCCACACCTCTGCAGTCTCCCTCGGTCATGGAGATCCGCACCAAGACCTTCATCTTCCAGACCAAACACAGAATGGACTTTGCTCCTATGAGCATAGACACAAG ggGGAAGCTGGTGTTGGGTTATACGGAGGTAGAGTTGGTCACACCAGGCTCTGGGTATCAGTTCATCCACGCTGCTGACATGATGTACTGTGCTGACAACCACCTCAAGA TGATTAAAACCGGAGACAGTGGCTTCACGATCTTCAGGCTGCTGACTAAAACAGGACAGTGGCTGTGGGTTCAGGCCCAGGCTCGGATAGTCTTCAAGAAAGGGAGACCAGACTTCATCATCGCTCGGCAGAAAGCCCTCAC AAatgaagaaggagaggaacagTTGCGCCAGAGAAGACAGCAGCTCCCGTTCAACCTCGCCACCGGTGAAGGTGTCCTGTACGACGTTTCTCTGGACCCCCTCTCCATCCCTGGTTCTCCTGACACCGGCACACCGGGAACCCCCGAGCCCACAGCGGAGAAACCTCTGCACCCAGCCTCGCTCCTGGGATCCCTTCACCGGCAGGACCGCTCTGTTTACACCCAGCCAGAGAAGCCCAGTCCCCAGCTCCCATTCTTCTCCCAAACAGAGGACACTGATTGTGAACAACCGTCCCTGGAACAAGCCTTTCTGGACAGCCACGCTCTGCTCAGTGTGCCGGTTCAGAGCCAGACTTTGCAGAAGAGGTCCAGCACAGCAGACCTCACATCAGAGGCCATGATTGAATCTTTGGAGCAGATTTTGGGAGATATCggggacggagggatggagggcCTTGAGGTGGAGGAGACCGAGCTGAGGGAGTGGGAGAAAACCCTCATCAGGATGAATAGAGAGAGGGAAGATGCATCGAATGAGCTGAATCACATCCTGGCTAATGATGTGTTCTCATATGTGGAGGAGGCTCTGAGGAGAGAGACTGGTGGACTTGTCCAGGCTGCAGGTCAGACTGGGTGTCCTGTTTCTGGCATGATCAGCAGTCTATCCATTCAAGGTGAGCATCCTGGGTTGTCAAATAACGAGCCACAGTGGCAGCCAGTGACGGACATGGAATCTAATCAGAGTGGGTTTGGAGGAGAAGCTCGGTTGGGAAATGTTCTTGGTGGCGTTGGTAGTTCGAACAGACtgaaaagtgcttcacaagcTGTTGTTCAGGGAACGACGAGCACACTAACACCCACTCAGTGTCGAAACACTCAGCGGGGACACGCCTCTTCTCTGTGGCCTCCAATCAGCAGCAGTCAACACTGTGGCAATGAGATgatgtcaacacagacacatctgtCATGGCTTCCATCCACACAAAACACTAACACTATTCACAGCAGGCTTCAATCTGGCTTGGAGGTGATGGACCAAAGTGAGCACTATTCTCTAAACCACTCTGGTTCACAGCAGACCTCCGTGGAGCTCCAGCCTCAGGACCCCGCAGAGTGGCAACAACAACGGCAGCTGTCGCAAAGTTTTCACCATCGCACACTTTCACATTCTTCACACACACCAGGCAGTGTGAACTCAACAGCTCACCCACGAACACAGCGATTATCCGGCAGCTGCATGTATGAAAAAAGAGAAGGTCACATACCGAACGCTGCGGCTGTACTCAGCAGACCGAACGGGCCCCTCCTGGGACCCGCGTGCACCAGAGGAGCCACACATGTTGCAGGGACCACCACAACCGCGGCGACCTTCACCCTGTCCCACCTCGGCATCAACCAGGGGATGATGTCCAGTCCCAGCGCAGATGTGGGCAACATCAGCATGGGTCACCTGAGTGGAcaggacgcacacgtagggaCGCATCGACCGGAGTATCGCGCTGAACACGGATCATTACAGTCGTCATTCTTCTGTTGGAACAGTGAAGCTCAG ATTCCCAATGGTCCCCTGAACGGCGTTGTCGACCAGTTTGCCTTCCCCGTCATTCCTGATGGGACCGTCAACTTTTCCCAGAACACCGGGCTATAG